Proteins from one Candidatus Binatota bacterium genomic window:
- a CDS encoding TetR/AcrR family transcriptional regulator produces the protein MSRTSSQETSDESPRRLPREQRRESILDGATRAFSKAGFAATTMPDIATESGITPLIVYRHFDSKEDLYRAVLERVCTRLTGELQAEPEPGGFGIGARSVLAAARQDPDGFRLLWRHAAREPLFSSYAAELREWAVKAADTNLGERVPADAMKWAAHAVVGYLVEAVLNWLEFGDPQRDALFVKATNTGMRAGVKAWST, from the coding sequence ATGTCAAGGACTTCTTCCCAGGAGACCAGCGACGAGAGTCCGCGGCGGCTGCCCCGCGAGCAAAGGCGCGAATCGATCCTGGACGGTGCCACCCGCGCCTTTTCGAAGGCGGGTTTCGCTGCGACCACGATGCCCGATATCGCCACGGAATCGGGCATCACTCCCCTGATCGTCTACCGACATTTCGATTCAAAGGAAGACCTCTACCGCGCGGTCCTGGAACGCGTCTGCACCCGCCTCACCGGTGAGCTCCAGGCCGAACCGGAGCCCGGTGGATTCGGGATAGGGGCTCGCTCGGTGCTCGCCGCCGCCCGGCAGGACCCCGACGGTTTCCGCCTGCTGTGGAGACACGCCGCCCGCGAGCCACTTTTCTCTTCCTACGCGGCCGAGCTGCGGGAGTGGGCCGTCAAGGCCGCTGACACCAACCTGGGTGAGCGTGTCCCTGCCGATGCGATGAAGTGGGCCGCCCACGCGGTTGTAGGCTACCTGGTCGAGGCAGTCCTCAACTGGCTCGAGTTTGGCGACCCGCAGCGCGACGCGCTCTTCGTCAAGGCTACCAACACGGGCATGCGCGCGGGCGTAAAGGCCTGGTCGACCTAG
- a CDS encoding amidohydrolase: MELNDMIMVSVDDHVCEPPDMWEKHLPAKWKDQAPRLVNTNGADIWSYDGKVMPNVGVNAVAGRVPEEYGMEPTALDQMRPGAYNVDARVDDMNASGVLGSICFASAPGFVGQLWNITKDKDLALAVVRAYNDWHIDEWCGKHPGRFIPLSLPVMWDTQLGADEIRRCAKKGCYAVSLPDNPIALGYKSFHDSSWEPIWQVCNEENITICLHIGSGTQVNLQDMNGPAEILISSLPITLHNVATELVFSEFIRKYDNLKFALTEGGTGWVPYFMERADYTYEHHHRWTKLDLGKGRLPSDIFREHILACFIDDKVGIHNRDFIGIDNMAWEADYPHSDTTWPHTAEKFWKSIEGQGMTDEEIDKLTYQNAMKWFNYDPFKHLPREQCTVGALREKGKHVDTALVSHGRGLAPSDYAKGYATIEDIVKQMGQALTTVAIRK, encoded by the coding sequence ATGGAACTTAACGACATGATCATGGTGAGCGTGGACGACCACGTCTGTGAACCCCCGGACATGTGGGAAAAGCACCTTCCTGCAAAGTGGAAAGACCAGGCCCCGCGGCTCGTCAACACTAACGGCGCCGATATCTGGTCCTACGACGGCAAGGTGATGCCCAACGTCGGCGTCAACGCGGTCGCCGGCCGGGTACCGGAGGAGTACGGCATGGAGCCCACCGCGCTCGACCAGATGCGGCCGGGCGCTTACAACGTGGACGCCCGTGTTGACGACATGAACGCCAGCGGAGTGCTCGGGTCTATCTGCTTTGCCTCGGCCCCGGGCTTTGTCGGGCAGCTGTGGAACATTACCAAGGACAAGGACCTCGCGCTGGCCGTAGTCAGGGCCTACAACGACTGGCACATAGATGAGTGGTGCGGCAAGCACCCGGGCCGCTTCATCCCGCTTTCGTTGCCCGTAATGTGGGACACCCAGCTGGGTGCCGACGAGATCCGCCGCTGCGCGAAGAAGGGGTGTTACGCGGTAAGCCTGCCCGACAACCCGATCGCGCTTGGCTACAAGAGTTTCCACGACTCCTCCTGGGAGCCGATCTGGCAGGTCTGCAACGAGGAAAACATCACGATCTGCCTGCACATTGGTTCTGGCACGCAGGTCAACCTGCAGGACATGAACGGCCCCGCCGAAATCCTGATCTCGAGCTTGCCGATCACGCTTCACAACGTTGCCACGGAACTGGTCTTCTCAGAGTTTATCCGGAAGTACGACAACCTGAAGTTCGCGTTGACCGAAGGTGGTACGGGCTGGGTTCCCTATTTCATGGAACGCGCGGATTACACCTACGAGCACCATCACAGGTGGACCAAGCTCGACCTGGGTAAGGGCCGCCTGCCCAGTGATATTTTCCGCGAGCACATCCTGGCTTGCTTCATCGATGATAAGGTCGGCATCCACAACCGCGATTTCATCGGCATAGATAACATGGCCTGGGAGGCCGACTACCCACATTCGGATACCACCTGGCCTCACACGGCCGAGAAGTTCTGGAAGTCGATCGAAGGCCAGGGCATGACGGACGAAGAAATCGATAAGCTCACCTACCAGAACGCGATGAAGTGGTTCAACTACGATCCCTTCAAGCATCTCCCAAGGGAGCAGTGCACCGTGGGTGCTTTAAGGGAAAAGGGCAAGCACGTGGATACAGCCCTGGTCTCGCACGGTCGTGGGCTGGCGCCGTCGGATTACGCAAAAGGTTACGCCACGATCGAAGATATCGTCAAGCAGATGGGCCAGGCCCTGACCACGGTGGCTATAAGGAAGTAG